A window from Sphingopyxis alaskensis RB2256 encodes these proteins:
- the rplS gene encoding 50S ribosomal protein L19 produces the protein MNLIQTIEAEEIAKAGKDIPTFRPGDTLKVGVKVVEGERTRVQNFEGVCIARSNKGMGSNFTVRKMSFGEGVERVFPLYSPNIDSITVVRKGAVRRAKLYYLRGRTGKSARIAERRDYRSEAGEG, from the coding sequence ATGAACCTCATCCAGACGATCGAAGCCGAAGAAATTGCCAAGGCCGGCAAAGACATCCCGACCTTCCGTCCCGGCGACACGCTGAAAGTCGGCGTCAAGGTGGTCGAAGGCGAACGCACCCGCGTCCAGAATTTCGAAGGCGTGTGCATTGCGCGCTCGAACAAGGGCATGGGGTCGAACTTCACCGTGCGCAAAATGTCGTTCGGCGAAGGCGTCGAGCGTGTTTTCCCGCTCTATTCGCCCAACATCGACAGCATTACCGTCGTCCGCAAGGGCGCCGTCCGCCGTGCGAAGCTTTACTATCTGCGCGGGCGCACTGGTAAATCGGCGCGTATTGCGGAACGCCGCGATTACCGGTCGGAAGCCGGCGAAGGCTAA
- the trmD gene encoding tRNA (guanosine(37)-N1)-methyltransferase TrmD encodes MSFTAVPLTLYPDMFPGPLGHSMAGRALESGTWNCAPVQIRDFATDRHRTVDDTPAGGGAGMVLKADVLAGAIDHAMKAHPGLPVLAMTPRGTPITQARVRELAAGPGAIILCGRFEGFDERIFDARPIEQVSMGDIILSGGEMAALLLLDACIRLLPGVMGAASSGDDESFENGLLEYPHYTRPVTWEGRTIPEVLRSGDHAKIAAWRKQQAEEATRLRRPDLWERHIDARARPASGARRKEED; translated from the coding sequence ATGAGCTTCACCGCCGTTCCCCTAACCCTTTACCCCGACATGTTTCCCGGCCCGCTCGGCCACAGCATGGCGGGGCGTGCGCTCGAAAGCGGGACGTGGAATTGTGCGCCGGTACAGATTCGCGATTTCGCGACCGACAGGCATCGCACCGTCGATGACACGCCCGCGGGGGGCGGCGCGGGGATGGTGCTCAAGGCCGACGTTCTGGCGGGCGCTATCGACCATGCGATGAAGGCGCATCCGGGCCTGCCCGTCCTCGCCATGACCCCGCGCGGGACGCCGATCACCCAGGCCCGCGTGCGCGAGCTTGCGGCCGGTCCCGGCGCGATCATCCTGTGCGGCCGGTTCGAGGGATTCGACGAACGCATATTCGACGCGCGCCCGATCGAACAGGTTTCGATGGGCGACATCATCCTGTCGGGGGGCGAGATGGCGGCGCTGCTGCTGCTCGACGCTTGCATTCGGCTGCTTCCCGGCGTAATGGGCGCGGCTTCTAGCGGCGACGACGAATCGTTCGAGAATGGTTTGCTCGAATATCCGCACTATACCCGGCCCGTCACTTGGGAAGGGCGCACGATCCCCGAAGTGCTGCGATCGGGGGATCATGCGAAGATCGCCGCCTGGCGGAAACAACAGGCGGAAGAGGCAACACGGTTACGCAGGCCGGACCTTTGGGAGCGTCATATCGATGCTCGGGCCCGACCTGCCTCTGGCGCGCGGCGAAAAGAAGAGGACTAG
- a CDS encoding AbrB/MazE/SpoVT family DNA-binding domain-containing protein, giving the protein MTKRNQANEERRLFALNHVFGSAPWLKPSEKTRHKVKVFKSGNSLAVRIPAGTRLVAGTEMDLIVEDGQFLSYEPANQPKRKFNIAKVAGSATDLNLIAPEDRLFDDRALLTGKNSGNDGT; this is encoded by the coding sequence ATGACCAAGCGAAATCAGGCAAATGAGGAAAGGCGGCTGTTCGCTTTGAACCACGTGTTCGGCTCCGCCCCGTGGCTGAAGCCATCGGAGAAAACGCGGCACAAGGTGAAGGTGTTCAAATCGGGCAATTCGCTGGCGGTGCGGATCCCGGCGGGCACACGGCTGGTGGCTGGAACCGAAATGGATCTGATTGTCGAAGACGGGCAATTTCTCTCATACGAACCCGCCAACCAACCGAAGCGCAAGTTCAACATCGCCAAAGTGGCGGGGTCGGCCACCGACCTGAATCTGATCGCGCCGGAGGACCGGCTATTCGACGACCGTGCCTTGTTGACGGGGAAGAATAGCGGGAACGACGGTACGTGA
- a CDS encoding M61 family metallopeptidase — MKTAPFVAAVLLAAPLVLVTAASAQDGNSRPQPVVQPLTIPLPADRPYPGTMQLRVDATDVARGIFHVRQTIPVAKPGKLTLLYPQWLPGKHAPRGAIAEMAGFTASAGGKPLAWTRQPTDVYAFDIDVPAGTKSIEVAFDFLSPTRSSEGRVVVTPAMMNLQWEQVSLYPAGWFTRNIPVQLDVTLPEGWTGVAALDGLKTSGNRYSYAPTNYEVLIDSPMFAGRHFRKWDLGHNVTLNVVADEPHYLAASPDHIARHAALVAEAVALFGSRPFDRYEFLLALTDELGGIGLEHHRSSENSRAVDYFTKWDENDWERGLLPHELVHSWNGKYRRPDKLWTPDYRTPMQDNLLWVYEGQTSYWDLVLAGRSGMQSKETILGEWASHAANYSVQPGRRWRSVEDTTLDPIIAARKPKPFASWSRTEDYYNEGSLMWLEADMLIRGATNNRKSLDDFARAFFGGREGDWGQVTYDFGDVVAALNAVHAYDWERFLRDRMQASGRPAPTGGIERAGYRLVWRDTPNAYDRDRMAQGKNVDLTHSLGLTIDKDGIAGNILWDGPAFRADIVNGTRIVAVDGVAYGKERIEAAIKAAASDSKTPVRLLVERGGRYRTVEIAYHGGLRWPHLEKVADTPDGFDRLFAPKRAL, encoded by the coding sequence ATGAAAACAGCACCGTTCGTCGCCGCCGTGCTCCTGGCCGCCCCGCTCGTCCTTGTCACCGCCGCGTCAGCGCAAGACGGCAACAGCCGCCCGCAACCGGTCGTCCAGCCGCTGACCATCCCGTTGCCCGCCGACCGGCCCTATCCGGGCACGATGCAGCTTCGCGTCGATGCGACCGACGTCGCGCGGGGCATTTTTCATGTCCGCCAGACGATCCCCGTCGCAAAACCCGGCAAGCTGACTTTGCTCTATCCCCAATGGCTGCCCGGCAAACATGCGCCGCGCGGCGCGATCGCCGAGATGGCGGGCTTCACCGCGTCGGCGGGCGGCAAGCCGCTCGCCTGGACGCGCCAGCCGACCGACGTTTATGCGTTCGACATCGACGTGCCCGCAGGCACGAAGAGCATCGAGGTCGCGTTCGATTTCCTGTCGCCGACGCGCAGCAGCGAAGGCCGCGTCGTCGTCACCCCGGCGATGATGAATTTGCAGTGGGAGCAGGTGAGCCTCTATCCCGCGGGCTGGTTCACGCGGAACATCCCGGTGCAGCTCGACGTGACGCTGCCCGAAGGCTGGACCGGCGTGGCGGCGCTCGACGGGCTCAAGACCAGCGGCAATCGCTACAGCTATGCGCCGACGAATTACGAGGTGCTGATCGACAGCCCCATGTTCGCGGGACGCCATTTCCGCAAATGGGATCTGGGCCACAATGTCACGCTCAACGTCGTCGCCGATGAGCCGCACTATCTCGCCGCCAGCCCCGACCATATCGCGCGCCACGCCGCGCTGGTGGCAGAAGCGGTGGCGCTGTTCGGCTCCCGTCCTTTCGACCGCTACGAGTTTCTGCTCGCGCTCACCGACGAACTCGGCGGCATCGGGCTCGAGCATCACCGGTCGAGCGAGAACAGCCGCGCGGTCGATTATTTCACCAAATGGGACGAGAATGACTGGGAGCGCGGTCTGCTCCCGCACGAACTGGTCCATAGCTGGAACGGCAAATACCGCCGTCCCGACAAGCTGTGGACCCCCGATTATCGCACGCCGATGCAGGACAATCTGCTGTGGGTGTACGAAGGCCAGACGAGCTATTGGGATCTCGTCCTCGCGGGCCGGTCGGGGATGCAGTCGAAAGAGACGATCCTCGGCGAATGGGCGAGCCATGCCGCCAACTACAGCGTTCAGCCGGGGCGCCGCTGGCGCTCGGTCGAGGACACCACACTCGACCCGATCATCGCCGCGCGCAAGCCCAAGCCCTTCGCGAGCTGGTCGCGGACCGAGGATTATTACAACGAAGGATCGCTGATGTGGCTGGAGGCCGACATGCTGATCCGCGGCGCCACGAACAATCGCAAAAGCCTCGACGATTTTGCGCGCGCCTTTTTCGGCGGGCGCGAGGGCGACTGGGGGCAGGTGACATATGATTTCGGCGATGTCGTCGCGGCGCTGAACGCGGTCCACGCTTATGACTGGGAACGTTTCCTGCGCGACCGGATGCAGGCGTCAGGCCGCCCCGCGCCCACCGGCGGGATCGAGCGTGCGGGTTATCGCCTCGTGTGGCGCGACACGCCGAACGCCTATGACCGCGACCGGATGGCGCAGGGGAAAAATGTCGACCTCACCCATTCGCTCGGCCTGACGATCGACAAGGACGGGATTGCGGGCAATATCTTGTGGGACGGCCCGGCCTTCCGCGCCGATATCGTCAACGGGACCAGGATCGTCGCGGTCGACGGTGTCGCCTATGGCAAGGAGCGGATCGAAGCGGCGATCAAGGCTGCGGCGAGCGACAGCAAGACGCCGGTGCGCCTGCTCGTCGAGCGTGGCGGGCGCTATCGCACGGTCGAGATCGCCTATCATGGCGGGCTGCGCTGGCCGCATCTGGAAAAGGTCGCGGACACGCCCGACGGGTTCGACCGGCTGTTCGCGCCGAAACGCGCACTCTAG
- the rimM gene encoding ribosome maturation factor RimM (Essential for efficient processing of 16S rRNA), which translates to MTADRPVTLAAIAGAHGVRGEVRLKLFGEGAETLRAFSVFDAGDRKLTLKSVRPANQGAVAAFVEIADRSAAEALRGTLLTVPRSALPPLGPGEYYHHDLIGLPCVSTEGAPVGHVAAVDNFGAGDILEIEKPDGKRFMVPMTVTAVPTWDAETVTVNAAFIE; encoded by the coding sequence GTGACCGCCGACCGTCCCGTCACCCTCGCCGCCATTGCGGGCGCGCACGGGGTGCGGGGCGAGGTGCGGCTCAAATTGTTCGGCGAAGGCGCGGAGACTCTCCGCGCCTTTTCCGTTTTTGACGCGGGCGATCGCAAGCTGACCCTGAAATCGGTACGCCCGGCCAATCAGGGCGCGGTCGCCGCGTTTGTGGAAATTGCCGACCGCAGCGCGGCCGAAGCGCTCCGCGGCACATTGCTCACCGTCCCGCGCTCGGCGCTTCCGCCACTGGGGCCAGGCGAATATTATCACCACGACCTGATCGGCCTGCCCTGCGTTTCGACCGAGGGCGCTCCGGTGGGCCATGTCGCCGCGGTCGACAATTTCGGTGCGGGCGACATCCTTGAAATCGAAAAGCCGGACGGCAAGCGATTCATGGTGCCGATGACGGTCACGGCGGTGCCGACATGGGACGCCGAAACGGTGACCGTGAACGCGGCATTCATCGAATAG
- a CDS encoding aspartate-semialdehyde dehydrogenase — protein sequence MGYRIVVAGATGNVGREVLAILAEREFPYDELAAVASPRSQGDTIEIGDSGKTVKCQNIENFDWAGWDMAIFAIGSDATAIHAPKAAAAGCIVIDNSSLYRMDPDVPLIVPEVNPDAIDGYTRRNIIANPNCSTAQMVVALKPLHDAATIRRVVVSTYQSVSGAGKAGMDELWNQTRQIFVGDEKDVQKFTKQIAFNVIPHIDKFLDDGSTKEEWKMVVETKKILDPRIKVTATCVRVPVFVGHSEAINIETEKELSAEDAQRILREAPGVVLHDKREDGGYTTPVECVGDFATFVSRVREDPTVENGLNLWCVSDNLRKGAALNAVQIAELLGRRHLKKG from the coding sequence ATGGGTTACCGGATCGTCGTCGCGGGTGCGACGGGCAATGTCGGACGCGAAGTCCTCGCCATCCTCGCCGAGCGCGAATTTCCCTATGACGAGCTGGCGGCGGTCGCGTCGCCGCGCAGCCAGGGCGACACGATCGAGATCGGCGACAGCGGCAAGACCGTGAAATGCCAGAACATCGAGAACTTCGACTGGGCGGGCTGGGACATGGCGATCTTTGCGATCGGCAGCGACGCGACCGCGATCCATGCGCCCAAGGCCGCGGCGGCGGGCTGCATCGTGATCGACAACAGCTCGCTCTATCGCATGGACCCCGACGTGCCGCTGATCGTGCCCGAGGTGAACCCCGATGCGATCGACGGCTATACCAGGCGCAACATCATCGCGAACCCCAATTGCTCGACCGCGCAGATGGTCGTCGCGCTGAAGCCGCTCCATGACGCCGCGACGATCAGGCGCGTCGTCGTCTCGACCTATCAGTCGGTCAGCGGCGCGGGCAAGGCGGGCATGGACGAGCTGTGGAACCAGACGCGCCAGATTTTCGTCGGCGACGAAAAGGATGTGCAGAAGTTCACCAAGCAGATCGCCTTCAACGTCATCCCGCACATCGACAAGTTCCTCGACGACGGCTCGACCAAGGAAGAGTGGAAGATGGTCGTCGAAACCAAGAAGATTCTCGATCCCAGGATCAAGGTCACCGCGACCTGCGTCCGCGTCCCCGTGTTCGTGGGCCATTCGGAAGCGATCAATATCGAGACCGAAAAGGAATTGTCGGCCGAGGACGCGCAGCGCATCCTGCGCGAAGCGCCCGGCGTCGTGCTCCACGACAAGCGCGAGGACGGCGGCTACACCACGCCCGTCGAATGCGTCGGCGATTTCGCGACCTTCGTCAGCCGCGTGCGCGAGGATCCGACCGTCGAAAACGGTCTCAACCTCTGGTGCGTTTCGGACAATCTTCGCAAGGGCGCGGCGCTCAACGCGGTGCAGATCGCCGAGCTGCTCGGGCGGCGACATCTGAAGAAGGGGTAA
- a CDS encoding DUF2238 domain-containing protein: MPSVTATPPAQRRLIGLLLALLLAAQIDQPYPEVALLQHVPTMLLLVASPWLLRRWPLSTASVACIALFLALHTLGGRYVYSNVPYDDWALALTGTSLSDLFGWTRNHYDRLVHFAFGALSVIPVAEVARRRGGLGARGAMLAVLGWVLSVSALYEVFEWLLTIVAAGETADRYNGQQGDLWDAQKDMALAALGALVGLAFGRARRPGA; encoded by the coding sequence GTGCCGTCCGTGACCGCTACCCCGCCCGCGCAGCGCCGCCTGATCGGCCTGCTCCTCGCGCTGCTCCTCGCCGCGCAGATCGACCAGCCCTATCCGGAGGTCGCGCTGCTCCAGCATGTCCCGACGATGCTGCTGCTCGTCGCGTCGCCCTGGCTGCTCCGCCGCTGGCCGCTTTCGACCGCTTCGGTCGCCTGTATCGCCCTTTTCCTCGCGCTCCACACGCTCGGCGGGCGCTATGTCTACAGCAATGTGCCCTATGACGATTGGGCGCTGGCGCTCACGGGAACGAGTTTGTCGGACCTCTTCGGATGGACGCGCAATCATTATGACCGGCTCGTCCATTTTGCCTTCGGCGCGCTGTCGGTAATCCCGGTGGCCGAGGTCGCGCGTCGCCGGGGCGGGCTGGGCGCGCGCGGCGCCATGCTGGCGGTGCTCGGCTGGGTGCTTTCCGTCTCGGCGCTTTACGAAGTCTTCGAATGGCTGCTCACCATCGTCGCGGCGGGTGAAACCGCCGACCGCTATAACGGGCAACAGGGCGATCTGTGGGACGCGCAAAAGGATATGGCGCTCGCGGCGCTCGGCGCGCTCGTCGGGCTGGCGTTCGGGCGGGCGCGACGGCCGGGCGCCTAG
- a CDS encoding LysR substrate-binding domain-containing protein: protein MNRIPPLAAVRSFEAAGRLQNFSRAAEELGMTQAAISYQIRQLEDRLGRALFVREKGRVRLSETGQRLLPAISNAFATMSDAFAALGSDEADVLTINAVTSFGGTWLSARIGGFQLLYPELAVRMSMGNDLIDFNASNVDVAIRMGRGQWPGLRSDFLMRQHVAPLASPAFVEKHRIREPADLLCVERLAPNDSWWADWFAAAGVATPLAPSRRGIELDSQLQEASAVQAGFGVAMMTPLFWQAEIAAGRMVQPFDTLHISESAMWLVHRENRVGVRKIERFREWLHAELAKDRHRYPDLLWQPPT, encoded by the coding sequence ATGAACCGGATTCCGCCCCTCGCCGCCGTTCGCAGCTTTGAAGCCGCCGGGCGTTTGCAGAACTTCTCGCGCGCGGCCGAAGAGCTGGGCATGACCCAGGCGGCGATCAGCTATCAGATTCGTCAATTGGAGGACCGGCTCGGCCGCGCGCTGTTCGTCCGCGAAAAGGGGCGCGTGCGCCTGTCCGAAACGGGCCAGCGGCTGCTCCCGGCGATCAGCAATGCCTTCGCCACGATGAGCGACGCTTTTGCCGCGCTGGGCAGCGACGAGGCCGATGTGCTCACGATCAACGCGGTGACCAGCTTCGGCGGCACATGGCTCAGCGCGCGGATCGGCGGCTTCCAGCTCCTTTATCCCGAACTGGCGGTGCGCATGTCGATGGGTAACGATCTGATCGACTTCAACGCCTCGAATGTCGATGTCGCGATCCGCATGGGGCGCGGTCAATGGCCGGGGCTGCGCAGCGACTTTCTGATGCGCCAGCATGTTGCGCCGCTTGCTTCGCCCGCCTTTGTCGAAAAACATCGCATTCGCGAGCCCGCCGACCTGCTTTGCGTCGAGCGGCTCGCGCCGAACGACAGCTGGTGGGCCGACTGGTTTGCCGCCGCCGGGGTCGCGACGCCGCTCGCGCCGTCGCGGCGCGGCATCGAACTCGACAGCCAGCTGCAGGAAGCGAGCGCGGTGCAGGCGGGGTTCGGCGTCGCGATGATGACCCCGCTTTTCTGGCAGGCCGAGATCGCCGCGGGGCGGATGGTCCAGCCGTTCGATACGCTCCATATATCGGAGTCGGCGATGTGGCTCGTCCACCGCGAGAACCGGGTCGGCGTGCGCAAGATCGAACGCTTCCGCGAATGGCTGCATGCCGAACTCGCCAAGGATCGCCACCGGTACCCCGATTTGCTGTGGCAGCCGCCGACTTGA
- a CDS encoding OmpA family protein — MSAVSRSPKLLLLLTMLAVPATGSLAMQAQDEGAESDVMATVYGERIPDPSQMAKGPELEGIISARSGNQIQVTTADGVKTVVIVNENTRVKSSGGFLGLSRNKLATDALLNGLPVKVDTRQWEGGLFASEVDLKSKDLRTASMIHTGTDQRFAEQTAATEALRSRVGDIDQYNVKNTTNVNFDVGKAVLSAQAKADLCATAAAAEAMDNALLLVVGYTDSTGSQEFNQMLSEKRAGAVVNHLQQACGWKPYRMLTPTGMAEADPAADNETPEGKAQNRRVAVNVLVSKGLDGM, encoded by the coding sequence ATGAGTGCGGTTTCCAGAAGTCCGAAATTGCTGTTGCTGCTGACCATGCTGGCGGTGCCTGCGACGGGCAGCCTCGCCATGCAGGCACAGGACGAAGGTGCGGAGAGCGACGTCATGGCCACCGTCTATGGCGAGCGGATCCCCGACCCGTCGCAAATGGCGAAAGGGCCCGAGCTCGAAGGCATCATCTCGGCGCGCAGCGGCAACCAGATCCAGGTCACGACCGCCGATGGCGTGAAAACCGTGGTCATCGTCAATGAAAATACGCGCGTGAAGTCCAGCGGCGGCTTCCTCGGTTTGAGCCGCAACAAGCTCGCCACCGACGCGCTGCTGAACGGCCTGCCCGTCAAGGTCGATACGCGGCAATGGGAAGGCGGCCTGTTCGCGAGCGAGGTCGATCTCAAGAGCAAGGATTTGCGCACGGCGTCGATGATCCACACCGGCACCGACCAGCGCTTTGCCGAACAGACCGCGGCGACCGAGGCGCTGCGCAGCCGCGTCGGCGACATCGACCAGTATAATGTCAAAAACACGACCAATGTGAACTTCGACGTCGGCAAGGCGGTGCTGTCGGCGCAGGCCAAGGCCGATCTCTGCGCGACCGCGGCCGCGGCGGAGGCGATGGACAATGCGCTGCTGCTCGTCGTCGGCTACACCGATTCGACGGGAAGCCAGGAGTTCAACCAGATGCTCAGCGAAAAGCGCGCCGGCGCGGTGGTCAATCATCTGCAACAGGCGTGCGGCTGGAAACCCTATCGGATGCTGACGCCGACCGGCATGGCCGAAGCCGATCCTGCGGCAGACAATGAAACACCCGAAGGCAAGGCGCAGAACCGCCGTGTCGCGGTGAATGTGCTGGTCAGCAAGGGTCTCGACGGTATGTAA
- the ffh gene encoding signal recognition particle protein encodes MFDSLSNRLGDVFGKLRGRGALTEADVRAAMREVRIALLEADVALPVVRSFVDQVTELAIGQNVLRSVTPGQQVVKIVNDALTEMLGSETAELDLAVAPPAVIMMVGLQGSGKTTTTAKIAKRLREKERKKVLMASLDVNRPAAQEQLAVLGQQIDVATLPIIVGQQPVEIAQRALQAAKLQGYDVLMLDTAGRLHVDQQLMDEMQAVSRTANPAETLLVVDSLTGQDAVQVAQRFTDQVPLTGVVLTRMDGDARGGAALSMRAVTGKPIKFAGTGEKLDGLELFQPSRIAGRILGMGDVVSLVERAAETIQADEAEAMAAKMAKGQFDLNDLRTQLNQMRRMGGLGALAGMIPGIKKAQAAMAAGGADDKMLVHFDAIMGSMTPKERAKPEIINAKRKIRIANGSGTTVQQVNKVLKMHQEMSTAMKKIRKMGGLKGLGALFGRGGGIPGMPGLGGGGMGGGLPGLGGGGMPPDLANLLNKKK; translated from the coding sequence ATGTTCGACAGTCTGAGCAATCGGCTTGGCGATGTTTTCGGGAAGCTCCGCGGTCGCGGCGCGCTGACCGAGGCCGACGTGCGCGCCGCGATGCGCGAGGTACGAATCGCGTTGCTCGAGGCCGATGTCGCGCTGCCCGTCGTGCGCAGCTTCGTCGATCAGGTCACCGAACTCGCGATCGGCCAGAATGTCCTGCGCTCGGTCACGCCGGGGCAGCAGGTGGTCAAGATCGTCAATGACGCGCTGACCGAAATGCTCGGCTCCGAAACCGCCGAACTCGATCTGGCGGTCGCCCCGCCCGCGGTGATCATGATGGTCGGCCTTCAGGGATCGGGTAAGACCACCACGACGGCAAAGATCGCCAAGCGTCTCAGGGAAAAGGAGCGCAAGAAGGTGCTGATGGCGTCGCTCGACGTCAATCGCCCCGCCGCGCAGGAACAGCTTGCCGTGCTTGGTCAGCAGATCGATGTCGCGACCTTGCCGATCATTGTCGGCCAGCAGCCGGTCGAAATCGCGCAGCGCGCGTTGCAGGCCGCGAAGCTTCAGGGCTATGACGTGCTGATGCTCGACACTGCGGGCCGGCTCCACGTCGACCAGCAACTGATGGACGAGATGCAGGCGGTGTCGCGCACGGCGAACCCGGCCGAAACATTGCTCGTCGTCGACAGCCTGACCGGTCAGGACGCGGTCCAGGTCGCGCAGCGCTTCACGGATCAGGTGCCGCTCACCGGGGTCGTCCTGACGCGCATGGACGGCGATGCGCGCGGCGGCGCCGCGCTGTCGATGCGCGCGGTCACCGGCAAACCGATCAAGTTCGCGGGCACGGGCGAGAAACTCGACGGGCTCGAGTTGTTCCAGCCGTCGCGTATCGCGGGCCGCATCCTTGGCATGGGCGACGTGGTCAGCCTGGTCGAGCGCGCCGCCGAAACGATCCAGGCGGACGAAGCCGAAGCGATGGCGGCCAAGATGGCCAAGGGTCAGTTCGACCTCAACGACCTTCGCACGCAGCTGAATCAGATGCGCCGCATGGGAGGCCTCGGCGCGCTCGCGGGGATGATCCCGGGGATCAAGAAGGCGCAGGCGGCGATGGCCGCGGGCGGCGCCGACGACAAGATGCTCGTTCACTTCGATGCGATCATGGGGTCGATGACGCCGAAGGAGCGCGCGAAGCCCGAAATCATCAACGCCAAGCGCAAGATCCGCATCGCCAACGGGTCGGGCACGACGGTGCAACAGGTGAACAAGGTGCTGAAGATGCACCAGGAAATGTCCACCGCGATGAAGAAGATCCGCAAGATGGGCGGCCTCAAGGGCCTCGGCGCGCTGTTCGGGCGCGGCGGCGGCATTCCCGGAATGCCGGGGCTTGGCGGCGGCGGAATGGGAGGCGGTCTGCCCGGCCTCGGTGGCGGCGGCATGCCCCCCGATCTCGCCAACCTGCTCAACAAGAAGAAATGA
- a CDS encoding type II toxin-antitoxin system VapC family toxin, whose amino-acid sequence MKYLLDSNAIIALVMNLDARLVSRAGECDEGDLVTSVIACAEVAHGSTRGKAPAFDQLKAFVEEVRVLDFDYKAAQAYAALPFRRGSYDRLIAAHALSQDLILVTANESDFADVPDLIVENWTLA is encoded by the coding sequence GTGAAATATCTGCTGGATAGCAACGCCATCATTGCGCTGGTGATGAATCTGGATGCACGGCTCGTATCGCGGGCGGGGGAATGCGACGAGGGCGATCTCGTCACGTCGGTGATCGCCTGTGCCGAGGTGGCGCATGGGTCGACCCGTGGCAAGGCGCCTGCCTTCGATCAGCTCAAAGCCTTTGTCGAAGAGGTACGGGTGCTCGATTTCGATTACAAGGCGGCGCAGGCATATGCGGCGCTGCCCTTTCGACGGGGAAGCTACGACCGCTTGATTGCGGCGCACGCCTTGTCCCAGGACCTCATTCTCGTCACCGCAAACGAATCCGATTTCGCCGACGTGCCGGACCTGATCGTCGAAAACTGGACGCTGGCATGA